The sequence TGTTATCTGGATGTGATATTTGACTACCAAACTACATGAAAAAACTCatcaattgtctttttttttttaaaaaaagtaagtgCTTATCAGATTGGCAGAGGCTAACTCAGATGCCTTTGAATTCACATAACtttaatatttagtaaaattaatTTGGTAAATTTAATCTTAAAACTCTCGAGTAATTTGCAATCTTACAACTATGTTATGTTAAACctcattttttttcacttgaaattTGGGTTACTAAATTAAAATAGTAAGAGCATAAAATGTTTTTGGTGAAGTTTATAAAACACAAGGATATGGATTTTGCCAAAAAAAAGTAGGTTTTTTCTAGTTAGGAAACTATTTAAGAGttgctttaaaataaaggaaaaattacaCAGATAAAAGTAAATAAGAAGAACAATTTAGCGAGGACAACAAAAGTTAACTCTGAGACCTGTGATTAccgagaagatacttgatatggaGGAAGGGCAAAAACATGTAACTATTAAAACCAGAGGGTATAATGCAAAGGAATTGTTCCACTTTTTAGATTGttatcagtttcttaaaaaaaaaaaaatctacgtAGTAGATTGTAAAAAATAACCACTTTAAGGGccaaattcttaattttaaatgtttcagaaTTTAAGAACTTGTTTGGGTTGATGCAGGACCCGTAGATCTCTATTAAGCAATCACTAATGAGTATATGTGATCCAAATGCACAGGAGGTTATTCTGGAGAGAACAACCAGCTTAGTGGACCAGACAGCACCACTAAAAGGTCTGTTGGCCCTGAGAAGGGGACTAGCCAACTCTCCCTATAAAACACCAAGTGCAGCACCCAGATGAAGCAGTGAATGTGCTTTGTATGCGAGCCATGTGGCATCTGTGTATATTTTCGTACTAGTaaatgctgttttagttactatggccttacagtataattgaaatcaggtaatgtgatgcctcctgGTTTGTTCTTTTTACAGAGAATTGTTTTAGCTCTTCAGGCTGGTTTTTGGTTCCAAAcgaatttaaaaattgctttctcTGTAATTCTGTTAAAGAAATGAGATTTGTAATCTgataggaattgtgttgaatctgtagcatgctttgggcaatatggtcattttaacaatattgattcttcccatttgTGAGCaaggaatatttttctgtttggttGTGTTGCCTACAGTtcctttcatcagcattttgtcATTCTCTGTGTAGAGGTGTTTCACCTCCTTCGTTAAATATACTCctcagtgtgtgtttgtgtttgtgtgttcttaatttggttctcagcttgaatggtattgatgtatagaaaggctactgatttttgtaGCTTGATTCTGTATCCagagactttactgaagtcacTTATCAAGTCTACGAGTCTTCTGGAAGAATCTTCAGGGTTTTCTTGGTATATGATCGTGTCATCAGCACACACAGATAATTTCACTTTCTGTTTTCCAATGTGGATGcactttctttctgttgcctgattgctctggctaggacttccagtactctgttgaataggagtggtgagagtggacatccttgtcttgttccatttcttgggaaaatgctttcatttctccCCATTCAatttgatattggctgtgggtttgtcatataaggctcttattattttggggtATGTTTCTTTCATGCCTAGTCTGTTGAGggattttatcatgaagggatattggaCTTTACTGAATGCTttatctgcatctattgagatgatcgtatGCTTTTTGTTCTTAGTTCACGTTTATGTCATGAGTCACCTTTATTGactttgcatatattgaaccatgcTTTCATCTCTGGAATCAAGTCAACTTGATCATGatatattatgttttttataCACTGTTAGAttccatttgctagtattttcttgaggatttttgtacCTATGTTCCTCAGGTTTcttggcctgtagttttatttttctgttgggtCCTTGTCTGATTTTGCTGTCAGGgtgatactggtttcatagaatgagctAGGAAAGAATCCCACcaccttgattttttggaaaCTTTCAGTAGGATTGGCACAAGCTCTTCTTTGTATATATGGCAAAtttcaactgtgaatccatctgttcctgcGCTTTCTTGCTGGAAGATGTTTATACTGATTCTTTTCTgttacttgttactggtctgtttaGGGTTTCTATTTTTTTGCCTGTGCGATCTTGGGAAGTCGTATATGtctaggaattcatccatttctctaggttttctagtttatgtgcataaagctGTTCAAAGTAGTCTCTGATGatcgtttgtatttctgtggtgttggtTGTACTGTCAACTtgatcatttctgattgtgcttatttaaaTCTCCTTTTTTTGGTTCGTGTAGTTAGCctctgtcaattttatttatactttcaaaaaaccaacagtTGATTCTTTGTAATGTTTTTGTCTCAGTCTCATTCTTTATCTGTCCTGTCTGAGTTTCCAAGCCAGGGCCACGGTGTTCAGGTGGGGGCAGGACGGGTGCACTGGGGCCGTGCAGCTGGCAAGCCCCATTAGCAGGAAGGAAGCCCCATTTAGCAGGACACAACAGAGGTGGGGAGCTGTGTGGTGCTCAGCTTGGCTGTTTCTGTGCCCCAGCTGTCATATTGATTCTGGGGCCCACAGAGGTGCctggcctcctccctccctgctaaGGCAGTGGCAGCTGGACccaggctactcagggatcagaaGCCTGTGGGACTCCACGTGGGCTCCAGAGGCGCCTCTGCACCATCTCCAGGAACTCCTAGTGTGCCTCTGCAGGCCAAGTGGGGTCAGGGGCTCTCCTGGGACCAGAATTGTAAAGGGCCAAGGCAGGGGTATGGATCCCAGGGGCCTCACACCCACTCACCCTTTCCCTTTGTTAAGGAGCCTCTCATCACTCACCCCTTCCCCTTGTTAGGGGGCCTCTCATCACTCACCCCTTCCCCGTGTTAAGAGCCTCTCCTGGCTCccaccttttctcttctcttctctccgtGTCCTCATGGTTCTCAGGTGAACCCCAGCGTCCTCTTGGAAGATCCACTTGACCTGTTGGTATTTACTCGCCATTTTGGGTCCTCTTGGTGAGTAGGCAGACTCCAGCCCTTTCCATTCAGCCAACTGGAACCTCAACCTCCAGTCATTTTCTTGTCACTTTTTACTCTTGGGAAATCCAGTCCCAATGTGCTCCTCTTTCCTTTgagaatagtttttattttctccagtaattttaaaattacttttaatctATTCTAGGTAGCTTTTACTCTATCATAGTTaagacattaattttatttattaatttgtttgcGGTAAACTcatgttctttcttcatttctataaaaatgtcAACCATTTTCTTTGCAAGTATTTACTGACTAACATACTCATTTCCTTCGTTCTGAAAGTGTGACACATAGAGAGATATCTGTTTCCTCTCCATTCTGTTTCTTGTGCGCAttaattatgttttctattttattcatttctagtttttctctgatgactaatgaaaAATTTAACTGATATTCCACACCAATACAATGTTCATCATTTCAGCTGTGTCTTGTCCTTGATGCAATTATTTCTAAATGTGCTGAtatgatttactatttttcacaTCACAATAGCTTCCTAATTCGTTTCTATAGTTGCCTGTTTTTTCTGTAATGGgcactttgatttttatttctcttgggtggGGTTTTCTCCTATACACGTGATCTTCTATACAGTTTCTCCCAGGGCTCACTCAGGAATGAAAGCTGATGAGGAGCATTGCTGTAGCCGCTTCTACCCTGCAGTGTCCATGCTTCCAAGCTTAGTATCAGCTCTGTGTTGTGCCCCGCATGGTGGGGCCCATGTGAGTCTCACACTCATGTGTGAGAGATGCCCGGTCCAGCAATGATAAAGTGAGTCTGTGTCATGCCCATCTGGGAAAGTGGCTTAGTGCTGAGTGTGGCTGGGGTCACTGAGCGGAGCTATCCCAGGGTCTGTCCACAAATACAGAAGAGGGGGAACCACAGTCTCTCCAGGGTCCCACGGTTTCCTACACTTTTTGCTTTGTTCTGAGAGAGAGACAAAGTGCCATGACTGCTCTGTGGGTTGGACAGATGCCTGTTTCCACCTGCAGGCTGGAACCCAAGCGGAGGTCTTGAATATTCCCAGGTACTGATAAAGCACTTTAGGTTGTTTctagaaaacactgaaaaaattaaCCCTTTTGCTAATTATTGTAGAAACAAGCCCTCTCCTCAACCAAATTCCTGAAACTCTCAAGTTAAACTTTGTAACCCACTCCCTTCACTGCAGACACCCAATAGGAAAGTCACAGGTGCAAGGATGAGATGACTTTGGTCAAACTCATACCCCATAGGGCCAGAAAGGCCTGAAGGAGGGAAGGCTCATGCTTCCAGGTCTCAGATGAGAACTGTTTctaaggacttttaaaaaaaccccacaagaaACTCTTTCATGCCCTTCACCCATCTCCTGCTTTGACAAGGTTTATCACTAGCTATTCTTTAGGATGTCAGGAATTCAGGTAAGATGCTCTCGAGAGAACATTTTCCCAGCAACAACATCTCCTGCAGTGGACCGACAGCAGCTCTGGCTCTGAACCTCTGGAACCAGAGAACTCTGTTTCTAAGCAGCTCTGTCAGCCTCTCCTTTGTTGCTGATAAGAACCTCCTTTACCTCTCTACGTACAGAGAGCTCTCTCTAAGGTGTTTTTCCTCTACTCTTACACCAATCATCAATgatcatcaacacagaagacttgtAGGATCagatgtgtggggtttttttttttttttttttttttttttgagacggagtctcgctctgtcacccaggctggagtgcagtggccagatctcagctcactgcaagctccgcctcccgggtttacgccattctcctgcctcagcctcccgagtagctgggactacaggtgcctgccacctcgcccggctagttttttgtatttttagtagagacggggtttgactgtgttagccaagatggtctcgatctcctgacctcgtgatccgcccgtctcggcttcccaaagtgctgggattacaggcgtgagccaccgcgcccggccatgtgtgggttttttttcccaaacCCAGTAGCTTAGACATCAGCTGGGATGTCTAAGTCAGTTCTGACGCTGTCTACCCAGAGACAGTCCGAGATCCCACAGATTGaaggctcagtccccaagactgccctCCACACCACTGCCAAGTCCAGACCTCCAACCAACTTCAAGTTGGGGATCCCATGACCCcctctttgggtttaatttgctgtagcagctcacagaactcagggagaCATGGACATTTCCTGGTTGAATACAAAGCACACTGCAGAGGACACAGATAAAGAGACGCATAGGAGGAGGCATGGGGGAAGGGGCACGGgacttccatgccctccctgggtgccaccctccaggaaccacTGCATGCTCAGCCATCCAGAAACTCATGAAACCCAGTCCTCTTGGgcttttatggaagcttcatgatGTCAGCATTTCCTCCCACAAGAAACAGGGTGAGACCATCTTCTGGGAGGGTCTTAAGATCCACCATCAGAAAGGCAGGGAACATTAGATTCTTGCCTTGAGCAGGTAaaggaagggcaggaggaggTCAGAGGCCTCCCCTGAGGCCCAACACAGCCAATGttataacaaaagactgtaacaagggctatgggagttaCAAGCAAGGAACCGCGGGTGAAAACCGGTATATATCCCAATATCACACTTCCCTCTCTGGACGCACTGTGTCTTGCCATGCCATGCACTCCAGATTGTAATCCTTGCTTCTCATTCCCAAATACACTCAAAATCCAGGCGACCCTGGAGCAaggcaaccttgaattcctgggatctCTTATATACACACTTTTTCAACCAAACAGGGATCAGAAGTATGTCATTTGTGAGAAGCAAGACCTGCGTGTATGAACAGCAAACTTTTCCTATATGCAGGTCAAGCAGAGACAACATCGAGGCTGGAGTACGGGCAGATTTGGGTACATGTAGCGGGCACTGAAACGAATTGCCTGTGTATCCCAAAAAACAACTGTACTGAGAGATCATATTCTCTagggttttttggttggttggttggttggttggttaaaGCTTTGTGTAGAACACCCAGTGCCTCCTTGTCCATCTCAGGAACATGCTTCTGTGTGGAAGCACATCCTTGAGATGCACAAGCAGACACTGGGCAAGGAGACAAGGATGCCCCACTCTATGGAAGTCCCCCTAATAAATGCTCTATGGACACCCTGGTGTTCAgtgcttctttctttggaatcccaGCAGCTCTATCACTGGACGGTTGGGTGCACTCCCTTGAGGTGACTCCCCTGGGTTGCTTGGGGTCCACTCCAGCCTCAGGTGTGGCTGGAGGACGCAGCCTCCCACCTTCATCTGGAGCCCTGAGCTCCCCCCTGTCATTGCAGATCGTGAGGTTCCTCTCCTGGCTCCACTCAGTGGTGGAAACCTCCACCCTAATGAGCCCTTGATGGTCCCGGGACCCTGTGGCATCTCATCTCTGGCCTCTGTTCTTTCTTGTGGATCCGTCTACCCTTGGGAACTTCCATACCTCTTTTTCTGCTCATGACCTTGATTCTCTGGGTATTTCAGAAATGCCTGATGTACACTTCTCCATTAGGGTCAGGGGCGACATCATGAGTGGATGCATCAACCATCCAACACCAAGATCCTCTCATGTCCCAGACACCTCAGATCTTACCTTGGTCTGGAAATGAAGCACAAATGAGCCCCTCCCAATGTCCCAGGCACCACTGACCCCACGACCACGGTGGCGAGCGGGATTTGTGAAAACAGTCTACAAAGGaaaagactgaggctcagagatggtTCACTAccgcccaaggtcacacaggcagTGGATGATAACCGGTCATTGAATAAATATCagctccctcccccactccccaaatCAAAGCTCAAACATAAGTCATTGTTCCAGAAATGCTGAGCAGGAATTGAGGTGCAGAGGGACGGCCAAGGGCACAGGGGCactaaagaggaaggaaagactCAGAGGTTTGTTCCCAGCTGGGTGGGGCTGGACGCTGtagcaaaaaaagttttaaaaaggggaagttGAGATGGGGACTATTTGGTTGAAAGAAAATTCACAATCCAGTGCCAGGAAAGAAGTCAACTTTTCTTCCCCTATTTCCCTGCATTTCTCCTCTGTGCTCACTGCCACACGCAGCTCAGCCTGGACGGCACAGCCAGATGTGAGATGCGTCTCTGCTGATCTGAGTCTGCCTGCAGCATGGACCTGCGTCTTCCCTGAAGCATCTCCAGGGCTGGAGAGATAATTGGCAAGGTAAGGACCCCACAACCTTGCGCTGATGGATggctgaaggagggagggagacttTGTGGGAGACTGTGAAGGGGAAGCCTCTGCTACCCTCATCTGGAAGGGCAGACACAGGAAGCACCAGTTCTATTTGCCGCTACATCCCGGCTCTCAGTGAGACGAGGATAAACCAGACAGACAGTGGCTGGGGGTCAGGAAAGACCCCATTACAGTCTGAAATGTCTGCAGAGGGCCCGGTGCCTGCCCCAACCTCAGACCTAAAGGAATGACAGCCAGGTTCCTGGGGAGGGCAGTTCCGCTTCCTGTGTGGCTGCAGATGACAAAATCCCATGACAAGAAGGGCCCAGCCTCCGAGTGTCCACacctgtgtgtctctgtcctgCCAGCACCAAGGGCTCATCCATCCGCAGAGCAGGACAGTGGGAGGAGAAGCTATGACCTCCATTCTCATGGTCCTGATCTGTCTCGGTGAGATTTGAAGAGGGAGGGGAGATTCTAACCTAGGAGGGGCCTCACCCCACAGCCAAACTTTGGTGCATAAGGAGACCCCAGGGGCTCACAAAGATCCCAGGGAGGGGAGGACCTGCTCAGGCTTCAGGGGCAAATCTCTCACAGGGAACTCTCTTCCAGGGCTGAGTCTGGGCTCCAGGACCCACGTGCAGGCAGGTGAGTCTGTCCCCAGCTGTCCCAggtccctcctcctccctggggaCAAGGGGCCACCCCTGTGCagctggggatggggaagagCAGATCTGGGCTGACTGATGGGGGCATCTGGAGGGTCCTGCAGCCAAGAGCTGAGATCTGTTGGGTGGGAAATGACTTAGAATCCGATCTGTGATTTCCTTTTAGGAATCCTCCCCGCCAAGCCCACACTCTGGGCTGAGCCAGGGTCTATGATCAGCGAGGGGAGTCCCGTGACCCTCAGGTGTCAGGGGAGCCTTCAGGTTCAGGACTACCGTCTATATAGGGAAAAAAACCCAGCATCCTGGGTTAGACGGATACGACAAGAGCTTGTCAAGAAGGGCTATTTCGCCATTGGATTCATCACCTGGGAACACACAGGGCAGTATCGCTGTCAGTATTACAGCCGCAGTTCGTGGTCAGAGCCCAGCGACCCCCTGGAGCTGGTGGTGATAGGTGAGAGGACCTATCTCTCTgtcccagccccaggctctgTCTTCAGGAAGGGGGTCGGCTCTCAGGGGCGTCTCCCTCTCACAGCCCAGCCCTGGGGATGATGTGGGAGGTGGGAGCCCATTTAACACGGTGCCGCCTTCTCTCCCAGGAGCCTACAGCAAACCCACCCtctcagccctgcccagccctatGGTGGCCTCAGGAGGGAACGTGACTCTCCAGTGTGACTCACAGGTGGCATTTGATGGCTTCATTCTGTGTAAGGAAGGAGAAGATGAACACCCACAACGTCTCAACTCCCACTTCCATGCCCGTGGCTGGTCCTGGGCCGTCTTCTCCGTGGGCCCCGTGAGCCCGAGTCGCAGGTGGTCGTACCGGTGCTATGGTTATGACTCACGCTTTCCCTATGTGTGGTCTTTACCCAGTGATCTCCTGGAGCTCCTGGTCCCAGGTGAGAAATTCACAGCATTGTCTGGAGTTCCCTGAGTCTCCAGGCAGGTGGGGAGGAGCCGCGTCTCAGGGCAGCGCCAGGTGGGATGATGTTGGGACGAGAGGGCTCAGGGCTCCTGGGGTCAGAGACACGGGAAGATCAGCAGTGGTGAGGCccagggggagagggagggtttGTGGGGAAGCCTGAGGGTCGCTCCTGGAAACCGTGAGCACCTTTTCCCAGGTGTTTCTAAGAAGCCGTCACTCTCAGTGCAGCCGGGTCCTGTCGTGGCCCGTGGGGAGAGCCTGACCCTCCAGTGTGGCTCTGATGTCGGCTACGGCAGATTTGCTCTGTACAAGGAGGGAGAAGGTGACCTCCTCCAGCGCCCTGGCCGGCAGCCCCAGGCTGGGCTCTCCCAGGCCAACTTCCTCCTGGGCCCTGTGAGCCGCTCCCACGGGGGCCAGTACAGATGCTACGGTGCACACAACCTCTCCTCCGAGTGGTCGGCCCCCAGTGACCCCCTGGACATCCTGATCGCAGGTGAGGAGCCCAGCGGGTTCAGTCAGGGACCCAGGCTCTGCACAGGCCCCGCCGGGGGAGCCCAGGTGGTGCTGGCTGGGATGAGGGGTGGGGGTCccaagggagagagagacagacagagacaggggatgggtggggagagggagactcagagaaaacagagacagagactgagGGTCCCAGATAGAAGCCTGGAGAGGCGTCAGCTCAGAACCAGGTGGGGCAGCCCCTCACCCATCCTTCTTCTCTCCAGGACAGATCCGTGGCACACCCTTCATCTCAGTGCAGCCGGGCCCCAAGGTGGCCTCAGGAGAGAACGTGACCCTGCTCTGTCAGTCCTCGTGGCAGTTCCACGCTTTCCTTCTGACCCAGGCGGGAGCAGCTGATGCCCACCTCCATCTAAGATCAATGTACAAATATCCCAAGCACCAGGCTGAATTTCCCATGAGTCCTGTGACCTCAGCCCACGCGGGGACCTACAGGTGCTACGGCTCACACAGCTCTGACTCCTACCTGCTGTCCGTCCCCAGTGACCCCCTGGAGCTCGTGGTCTCAGGTGAGGGCCCTCACCCTGTCCTCTCTGAGCCCAAAGACTCAgctctggccctgcccccagGAGAGCTCTGGGCTGGGATGAAGTGAGTGGGGGTGCGACGGGGGTCTCTGCCAGAGGGAGACTCACTCATCAGAGGGGAGGAGGACAACGGCTCCCCCGAAGGCATGCCCACCCTCAGCGGCATCGCCAGCATCATGAACAGGAgaggtgggtggagggagaggctggggagACCACAGCCCCCACGTAGAGAAATTTGGTTTGAGGTGCAGACTTCAGGGAAGCCCCAGCTCCTCAGCCTTCTCTCATTCTTTAACCCAGGACCCTCCGGAGGCCCCAGCtcccccacaacaggccccacctccacatGTGGTAAGTCACTGCGGCTTCTGGACTCAG comes from Macaca fascicularis isolate 582-1 chromosome 19, T2T-MFA8v1.1 and encodes:
- the LOC102120967 gene encoding leukocyte immunoglobulin-like receptor subfamily B member 2 isoform X14 translates to MTRRAQPPSVHTCVSLSCQHQGLIHPQSRTVGGEAMTSILMVLICLGLSLGSRTHVQAGILPAKPTLWAEPGSMISEGSPVTLRCQGSLQVQDYRLYREKNPASWVRRIRQELVKKGYFAIGFITWEHTGQYRCQYYSRSSWSEPSDPLELVVIGAYSKPTLSALPSPMVASGGNVTLQCDSQVAFDGFILCKEGEDEHPQRLNSHFHARGWSWAVFSVGPVSPSRRWSYRCYGYDSRFPYVWSLPSDLLELLVPGVSKKPSLSVQPGPVVARGESLTLQCGSDVGYGRFALYKEGEGDLLQRPGRQPQAGLSQANFLLGPVSRSHGGQYRCYGAHNLSSEWSAPSDPLDILIAGQIRGTPFISVQPGPKVASGENVTLLCQSSWQFHAFLLTQAGAADAHLHLRSMYKYPKHQAEFPMSPVTSAHAGTYRCYGSHSSDSYLLSVPSDPLELVVSGPSGGPSSPTTGPTSTCGPEDQSLTPTGSAPQSGLGRHLGVVTGVLVAFVLLLFLLLLLFLVLRHRRQGKRWTSAQRKADFQHPAGAVEPEPRDRGLQRRSSPAADTQEENLYAAVKDTQPEDGVELDSQAAASEDPQDVTYAQLQSLTLRRETTEPPPPQERAPPVESSIYATLTIH
- the LOC102120967 gene encoding leukocyte immunoglobulin-like receptor subfamily B member 2 isoform X10; this translates as MTSILMVLICLGLSLGSRTHVQAGILPAKPTLWAEPGSMISEGSPVTLRCQGSLQVQDYRLYREKNPASWVRRIRQELVKKGYFAIGFITWEHTGQYRCQYYSRSSWSEPSDPLELVVIGAYSKPTLSALPSPMVASGGNVTLQCDSQVAFDGFILCKEGEDEHPQRLNSHFHARGWSWAVFSVGPVSPSRRWSYRCYGYDSRFPYVWSLPSDLLELLVPGVSKKPSLSVQPGPVVARGESLTLQCGSDVGYGRFALYKEGEGDLLQRPGRQPQAGLSQANFLLGPVSRSHGGQYRCYGAHNLSSEWSAPSDPLDILIAGQIRGTPFISVQPGPKVASGENVTLLCQSSWQFHAFLLTQAGAADAHLHLRSMYKYPKHQAEFPMSPVTSAHAGTYRCYGSHSSDSYLLSVPSDPLELVVSGPSGGPSSPTTGPTSTCGPEDQSLTPTGSAPQSGLGRHLGVVTGVLVAFVLLLFLLLLLFLVLRHRRQGKRWTSAQRKADFQHPAGAVEPEPRDRGLQRRSSPAADTQEENLYAAVKDTQPEDGVELDSQQSPHDEDPQAVTYARVKHSGPRREMASPPSPLSEEFLDTKDTQAEEDRQMDTQAAASEDPQDVTYAQLQSLTLRRETTEPPPPQERAPPVESSIYATLTIH
- the LOC102120967 gene encoding leukocyte immunoglobulin-like receptor subfamily B member 2 isoform X13 translates to MTSILMVLICLGLSLGSRTHVQAGILPAKPTLWAEPGSMISEGSPVTLRCQGSLQVQDYRLYREKNPASWVRRIRQELVKKGYFAIGFITWEHTGQYRCQYYSRSSWSEPSDPLELVVIGAYSKPTLSALPSPMVASGGNVTLQCDSQVAFDGFILCKEGEDEHPQRLNSHFHARGWSWAVFSVGPVSPSRRWSYRCYGYDSRFPYVWSLPSDLLELLVPGVSKKPSLSVQPGPVVARGESLTLQCGSDVGYGRFALYKEGEGDLLQRPGRQPQAGLSQANFLLGPVSRSHGGQYRCYGAHNLSSEWSAPSDPLDILIAGQIRGTPFISVQPGPKVASGENVTLLCQSSWQFHAFLLTQAGAADAHLHLRSMYKYPKHQAEFPMSPVTSAHAGTYRCYGSHSSDSYLLSVPSDPLELVVSGPSGGPSSPTTGPTSTCAGPEDQSLTPTGSAPQSGLGRHLGVVTGVLVAFVLLLFLLLLLFLVLRHRRQGKRWTSAQRKADFQHPAGAVEPEPRDRGLQRRSSPAADTQEENLYAAVKDTQPEDGVELDSQSPHDEDPQAVTYARVKHSGPRREMASPPSPLSEEFLDTKDTQAEEDRQMDTQASPFLSRPPALPHPHHIPSLSLSPTAGCCI
- the LOC102120967 gene encoding leukocyte immunoglobulin-like receptor subfamily B member 2 isoform X11 — translated: MTSILMVLICLGLSLGSRTHVQAGILPAKPTLWAEPGSMISEGSPVTLRCQGSLQVQDYRLYREKNPASWVRRIRQELVKKGYFAIGFITWEHTGQYRCQYYSRSSWSEPSDPLELVVIGAYSKPTLSALPSPMVASGGNVTLQCDSQVAFDGFILCKEGEDEHPQRLNSHFHARGWSWAVFSVGPVSPSRRWSYRCYGYDSRFPYVWSLPSDLLELLVPGVSKKPSLSVQPGPVVARGESLTLQCGSDVGYGRFALYKEGEGDLLQRPGRQPQAGLSQANFLLGPVSRSHGGQYRCYGAHNLSSEWSAPSDPLDILIAGQIRGTPFISVQPGPKVASGENVTLLCQSSWQFHAFLLTQAGAADAHLHLRSMYKYPKHQAEFPMSPVTSAHAGTYRCYGSHSSDSYLLSVPSDPLELVVSGPSGGPSSPTTGPTSTCGPEDQSLTPTGSAPQSGLGRHLGVVTGVLVAFVLLLFLLLLLFLVLRHRRQGKRWTSAQRKADFQHPAGAVEPEPRDRGLQRRSSPAADTQEENLYAAVKDTQPEDGVELDSQSPHDEDPQAVTYARVKHSGPRREMASPPSPLSEEFLDTKDTQAEEDRQMDTQAAASEDPQDVTYAQLQSLTLRRETTEPPPPQERAPPVESSIYATLTIH
- the LOC102120967 gene encoding leukocyte immunoglobulin-like receptor subfamily B member 2 isoform X12, which produces MTRRAQPPSVHTCVSLSCQHQGLIHPQSRTVGGEAMTSILMVLICLGLSLGSRTHVQAGILPAKPTLWAEPGSMISEGSPVTLRCQGSLQVQDYRLYREKNPASWVRRIRQELVKKGYFAIGFITWEHTGQYRCQYYSRSSWSEPSDPLELVVIGAYSKPTLSALPSPMVASGGNVTLQCDSQVAFDGFILCKEGEDEHPQRLNSHFHARGWSWAVFSVGPVSPSRRWSYRCYGYDSRFPYVWSLPSDLLELLVPGVSKKPSLSVQPGPVVARGESLTLQCGSDVGYGRFALYKEGEGDLLQRPGRQPQAGLSQANFLLGPVSRSHGGQYRCYGAHNLSSEWSAPSDPLDILIAGQIRGTPFISVQPGPKVASGENVTLLCQSSWQFHAFLLTQAGAADAHLHLRSMYKYPKHQAEFPMSPVTSAHAGTYRCYGSHSSDSYLLSVPSDPLELVVSGPSGGPSSPTTGPTSTCAGPEDQSLTPTGSAPQSGLGRHLGVVTGVLVAFVLLLFLLLLLFLVLRHRRQGKRWTSAQRKADFQHPAGAVEPEPRDRGLQRRSSPAADTQEENLYAAVKDTQPEDGVELDSQAAASEDPQDVTYAQLQSLTLRRETTEPPPPQERAPPVESSIYATLTIH
- the LOC102120967 gene encoding leukocyte immunoglobulin-like receptor subfamily B member 2 isoform X8; protein product: MTSILMVLICLGLSLGSRTHVQAGILPAKPTLWAEPGSMISEGSPVTLRCQGSLQVQDYRLYREKNPASWVRRIRQELVKKGYFAIGFITWEHTGQYRCQYYSRSSWSEPSDPLELVVIGAYSKPTLSALPSPMVASGGNVTLQCDSQVAFDGFILCKEGEDEHPQRLNSHFHARGWSWAVFSVGPVSPSRRWSYRCYGYDSRFPYVWSLPSDLLELLVPGVSKKPSLSVQPGPVVARGESLTLQCGSDVGYGRFALYKEGEGDLLQRPGRQPQAGLSQANFLLGPVSRSHGGQYRCYGAHNLSSEWSAPSDPLDILIAGQIRGTPFISVQPGPKVASGENVTLLCQSSWQFHAFLLTQAGAADAHLHLRSMYKYPKHQAEFPMSPVTSAHAGTYRCYGSHSSDSYLLSVPSDPLELVVSGPSGGPSSPTTGPTSTCAGPEDQSLTPTGSAPQSGLGRHLGVVTGVLVAFVLLLFLLLLLFLVLRHRRQGKRWTSAQRKADFQHPAGAVEPEPRDRGLQRRSSPAADTQEENLYAAVKDTQPEDGVELDSQQSPHDEDPQAVTYARVKHSGPRREMASPPSPLSEEFLDTKDTQAEEDRQMDTQAAASEDPQDVTYAQLQSLTLRRETTEPPPPQERAPPVESSIYATLTIH
- the LOC102120967 gene encoding leukocyte immunoglobulin-like receptor subfamily B member 2 isoform X5, whose protein sequence is MTRRAQPPSVHTCVSLSCQHQGLIHPQSRTVGGEAMTSILMVLICLGLSLGSRTHVQAGILPAKPTLWAEPGSMISEGSPVTLRCQGSLQVQDYRLYREKNPASWVRRIRQELVKKGYFAIGFITWEHTGQYRCQYYSRSSWSEPSDPLELVVIGAYSKPTLSALPSPMVASGGNVTLQCDSQVAFDGFILCKEGEDEHPQRLNSHFHARGWSWAVFSVGPVSPSRRWSYRCYGYDSRFPYVWSLPSDLLELLVPGVSKKPSLSVQPGPVVARGESLTLQCGSDVGYGRFALYKEGEGDLLQRPGRQPQAGLSQANFLLGPVSRSHGGQYRCYGAHNLSSEWSAPSDPLDILIAGQIRGTPFISVQPGPKVASGENVTLLCQSSWQFHAFLLTQAGAADAHLHLRSMYKYPKHQAEFPMSPVTSAHAGTYRCYGSHSSDSYLLSVPSDPLELVVSGPSGGPSSPTTGPTSTCAGPEDQSLTPTGSAPQSGLGRHLGVVTGVLVAFVLLLFLLLLLFLVLRHRRQGKRWTSAQRKADFQHPAGAVEPEPRDRGLQRRSSPAADTQEENLYAAVKDTQPEDGVELDSQQSPHDEDPQAVTYARVKHSGPRREMASPPSPLSEEFLDTKDTQAAASEDPQDVTYAQLQSLTLRRETTEPPPPQERAPPVESSIYATLTIH